The Vreelandella piezotolerans genomic interval GCTGGAACACTCGCGCCCTCATCGCCTTTGGCGTGGCGGCGATGTTCTCGCTATCTACCGTATTGGTACCGGCCTTATCCAGCCTGGGCGGCTACGGTTGGCTGATCGGAGCAGGCTTAGGTGGGATATTTTACTACGGGCTAATGAAGCGGTTTGAGGCAGCACCTGTGATGGCTGAGCAGAAAACGCACTAAGCCATGACGTGATGACTCACAGAAAAACGCAGTAACCACTCAACACGCCACAGGATGAGCTTTGGTGGCGTGTTGACGTTAATAGAAAGCCTCAAAAACGCTGCCTAACCGTCATTGCCGTTGAGTTGAGCAGAGCGAGCAGAGCGGCTACGTCGCTAAACGCCAAAAATCTGCTGCAGATCCGGTACGTTTTCCTCCTCTTCGACCATGGAAAGCGACGCCTCGATGGCTTTGAGATGACGGCTCATGAAAGCTTTGGCGCGCTCTCCGTTGCCGGTTTCCAAATAGCCAATCAGGTCGTCATGGTCGTGGGATTCGCAGCCTAGGTGGCCGCGATGCCCGTAGACGGCGAGGATCAGCGAAGAGCGGGAGCAGAGGCGTTCCACGAACTCCGCCAGGGTGGCGTTGCCGGAGAGCTGAGCGAGCCGCACGTGAAAATCCGCCGAGAGGCGAATGGCCACGCTCTGCTGACCGCTGCGCAGGGCTTGGCGCTCTTGGCGAGCCATCTCGCGAAGCTCCGCCGCTGCGGCGGTGTTCATTCGCCTGGCCACATCGGGCATGAGGCCGCATTCGATCAACTGGCGGGCATCAAACACGTCTTTCGCTTCCTCGGCGGTAGGTCGCGTCACGCTAGCCCCACGACGCGGGGTCAAGGTTACGAGCTGCTCCAGCGCCAGCCGCTGGAGAATTTTACGAATCCCCGTGCGGCTAATGCCGAATACCTCCGCGAGCGCATCTTCCCGCAGCCGAGCGCCGGGTTTGAGGCGTTGCTCCACAATGGCATCGCTCACTGCCCGGTAAATCGCTTCGTGGCGCTCGTCGCCCTCTTTCTCGGAGGGCCGCCGTTTTAACGCCGCCTGCGCATCGCTCATAGTGTCTCCTGTCCGCGACTGTGATCACTCCTTCCAGGCCGCAATGATATCGCGCTCTTCGTCACTCATGTTGGTGATATTACCCAATGGCATGTAGCGACTGCCAACGACCTGCTGGATGTGCGCTTTGTGGCCTAGAATATCGTCCCAGCTATCGAAGGCATAGCCTGCTGGCGGCGCGGAGAAACCGGCGTGCTCAGGGTTGCGGGCATGGCACTGGGTGCAGTGTTGCTCAATCAATCCAGAAATCTGTGCTTGTGTGGGCGCACCGCCAGTGCTTTCTGCGGTGCTACTTGGGCTGGGCGCCGCCACCCAGAACGCGAGCAGAATCAGTCCAACGCCCACCGCCGGGTAAGCAGGCTGAATCTTCCCGGCATGCATCAGCACGAAGAACTGACGAATCAACGCACCGGCAAAGATGAACAGCACCATCACTACCCAAGCAAGTTCATGGGCGTAGATAAAGGAGTAGTGATTACTCACCATTAGCAGTACTACGGGGAGCGTGAAGTAGGTGTTGTGCACCGAACGCTGCTTGCCGCGCTTGCCGTCTAGCGGGTTGGGAGCCTCGCCCGCCTTCATGGCTTTCACCATGCGGCGCTGGCCGGGAATGATCCAGAAAAAGACGTTGGCCGACATGGCCGTGGCCATCACCGCGCCGGTGAGTAGAAACGCCGCACGTCCAGTGAACATCTGGGTACTTAGGTAGGCCACCACCACCATCATCACCGCCACGGCAATGCTCAGCAGGCCATCGCGCTCCATGTTGGGACTGATGCGCTTACATAGCTCGTTATAAACCACCCAGCCGCCGAGTAGGAAGCCAAGCGCCAGCAGGTTCGCCTGCCAACCGGTCAGGTTAGCCGCCCAGGCCCAGTTGCTGTCCGGGTTCACCAAGTAAAAACCGGGATTCACCATGTAAAGAATGACGAACAGCGCAAACCCCGATAGCCACGTGGTATAGGCTTTCCAGAACGACCAGTGCAGGTCGTTGGGCAGCTTGGCGGGGGCCGTCGCGTATTTCTGGTTATGATAGAAACCGCCGCCGTGAACGGCCCACATCTCACCAAAGATGCCTTTCTCACGATCTTCAGCGGCTTTGGGAGTGCGCAGGCCGTTATCGAGCATGACGAAGTAAATCGATTCGCCGATCCAGGCAATGGCCGCAATCACGTGCAGCCAGCGCAGCAGCAGGTTGACGAATTCGATGATGTACGCTTGCATGATCTGCCCTCTTAACTACCGCGATAGGTCGAGTAGCCATACGGCGAGAGTAGCAGCGGCACGTGGTAGTGCTGGCTTGCATCGGCTACGCCAAAGCGCAGCGGAATCACGTCTAAAAAGCGTGGCTCGGCGGCTTCGATACCCTGACGGCGTAAATAGTCCCCCGCGTGGAACACTAACTCATACTCACCGGGCGTGAGCGCATCGCCTTCTAACAGGGGCACATCACAACGGCCATCGCTGTTGGTGACGGTGGAGCCTAAGTGCTCGCGGTGGCCGCTCGCTAGCCGAAAGACTTCAATGGTAATGCCTTGGCCGGGCTGCCCTTTGGCGGTATCCAGCACGTGGGTAGTTAAGCGTCCCATCGTCACTCCTTACATTGGCGAGGTTGTTGGCGTTATGAATAGACGTTATGAGTAGGGTTTGACCTATTGGTCAAAGAGTACCGTCGATGCTATTTATTGTATACAGCATTTCCCTTTTCGCACGCCTGGAGAATTTTTGTGTCAACCGCCACCTCACTCACGTTATTCCCTCTTCCCAGCCAATCCAACTTGGAAACGTTCATTGCCCACTATGGTGATGTGTATGAGCACTCCCCCTGGGTGGCGGAAGCCGCTTGGCAACACGGCTTACGCCAAGAGCATGATGCCCCTGATGCACTGGCCGAATTGATGGGCTTGATGCTTCGACAAGCTACTCCTGAGCAGCAGATTGACGTCATTCGCGCCCACCCCGATCTAGCGGGCAAGGCAGCGTTGGCGGGCGAGTTGACCCACGACTCCACCAGCGAGCAGGCCGGCGCAGGGCTCGACCAGTGCTCGCCCGAGGAATTTACTCGCTTCGAACAGCTGAACGCCGCTTATAAAGAGAAATTCGGCTTTCCGTTCGTGATTGCGGTGAAAGGTCTGGATCGCTACGACATCCTTGCGGCGTTTGAAGAGCGTTTGGATAACGGCTTGGCCCAGGAGCGTGAAACCGCGATTCAACAAATTATTCGCATCGCGCGCTTCCGTCTTCGAGCCCGTGCTGACGAGGCATCCTAGTCATCTTTCCTCCATCCCAAAAAAATGCCGCACCCAGAATCGGTTCTGGGCGCGGCATCTTTGCCATCAGACGGTTGCTTACTGCTTGGCAGTCTCTACCGCTTTCTTGGTGGTTTCTTCGGCCATTTTCTGGCTGTCTTGCATGAAGCTCTGGCTAATGGAGGTGACTTTTTCAGAGTCGCCTTTCATGCGCTCCATTAGATCGGTAGCGGTTTTTTGCTGGCTCTCCATCGCTTTTTTGAAGCTGTCCGCGTCTTTCACGTCTAACCATGTACGCGCTTGGGCGATGGTCATGTCGGAGTAGGCACGGGCTGCATCCATCTGAGCGCCCACTAGCTGCTCGTAGTAGTTCAGCGCAGCGAGCGTGTAAGAACGCATCGGGGACACGAAAACAGAGTCGAACTGTTGGCTGGTTTTTTCTGCGGCCTTGTTCATCACGTAATCTCCTTGAGTGAGATAGTGGTTCGGCCTGCATTGACGCAGGTCGTAAGAGGGGCGTTTGCCTTTGCTACCCACAAAGCTAGCAGCGCTTTTTGTGCAGCGCAACATGATTTTTGGTCATACTGCGCTTGCTCATCTGTCGTTCTCTCGGACGCTCGAAAAGGCCGTTTGATTAACGATTTCCAAACAGGTGCTTACGAGCTTCAGCATCCATCGTCACGCCTGACTCGGGGTTCACATCTTCCACTAAGGCATAGGCTTTACGCACGGCGGGGCGTTGCGAGACGTCGTCGAACCAGCGTTCAAGATCGGGAAACTCCTCAAGCGTTTGGCGCTGCTTCTCCCAGGGAACGATCCAGGGATAAATCGCCATATCGGCAATGGAGTAGCGGTCACCGCCAACAAAATGCTGCTGGGAAAGCCGCTGATCCAGCACGCTATAAAGACGATTGGTCTCACGCACGTAACGCTCGATGGCGTACTCGATTTTTTGCGGCGCGTAGTGGCAGAAGTGGTGATTCTGCCCCGCCATGGGACCCAGTCCGCCCATTTGCCAATGCAGCCACTGCAGCACCACGTAACGTTCGCGCCCTTCTGTCGGTAGAAACTGGCCCGTCTTGTCGGCGAGATACTCCAAAATAGCGCCAGATTCGAATAGCGCCATGGGTTGGCCGCCATCTTTCGGGGCATGGTCCACGATGGCTGGGATACGGTTATTCGGCGCAATGGTCAAAAATTCAGGGTCAAATTGCTCCCCCCGACCAATATTGATCGGCTTGACGCGATACGCCAGTTTGGTCTCTTCGAGCATGATGGAGATTTTGTGGCCGTTCGGGGTTGTCCAGTAGTACAGGTCGATCATCGCCATCTCCTTTCACACCAACGACCTAGGTCGTTGGTGTTGCCTGTGGGTCGTCTGACGGCTTATGGCCGTCTCAACGATTATAGATCACGAACAGTGACGGCCTTGCCTGCCACTGAATCGTGCACCTCTAGCATACGCTTGAACCAAGCCGCGACAGGGTCTTTTTCATCCACTAGTGTTTCGGTTGAAACGGTGTAGGCCCACATCATGCTGCCAAACAGCAAATAATCGGCACCGCTTGGGGTATCGCCATCTAAAAACGGGCTCTCTTTCAACTGAGCATTCACCGGTACCAGCGCTTGCTTCAACAGGTGTCGCCCCTGCTCAGGATCGTTGACGGCCTCTAAAGTAGCTCCAAAGCGCGCCTCACGTGTTTTACGAAAGTAATCACGATCCTCAGGATGAATCGCGGCTAACAGATCTAACGCAACGATCTTGAATAGCGCAGGAGTAATGCTCCGCTCTACCGACTGCTTGAACAGCATCAAGCGCTGCAGACTCATCCCTTCACCCACCACGGGGGCATCTGGGTAAGCGCGGTCTAAGTAGCGCATGATGTCAAAGCTATCGGTGACCACGTTGTCACCATCCGTCAGCACGGGCACTTTGTCGTAATCGGCAAACGCGAGCGCCTCTTTTTCCTGAAAGCGCCAAGCCACGGTGGTGACCTCCAAGCCTTTGTGGGCCAGCGTCATACGTACACGCCAACAATAGGGAGAAAAACGCAGGCGTTCGTCACGGCCGCACAGGTCATAAAGGGTGATTGCCATCGAGTCATACTCCTTTTGTCATTGGGGGGCATCGCCACTACAGTGAGTCTAAGTGATCGACAGCGCAAGCGGCGCGTTTGGCGATGTTGGTGCAAGCGCTTCACACTGTCTATTAGTCTAATGAGGCCCACCTAGCTAGCATGCTAACGCAAACTTTAAAGCTCCATAAAAACAACATCTTATTTTAAAACGACCGCTTGGTTCCCATGCTATCTTGCGCCTATTTACTGGTAAGACCAATTTTCCAATGTAGTCATTCAGCCTGCCTGACCGTATCTTTCACGCTGACCCAACTATCATTGCAATGACGAGTTGGCTTTCGCGGAGCATACCAAATCAATAACAAGGGGCCGTTCCTCCCATGAATGAATCTATACTCGCTCTTCTGGCGTTTCTGCCGCTGTTGCTAGCCGGAATATTGCTCATAGGCTTTAAGATTCCGGCCAAAATAGCGATGCCAATTGTCTTCCTCACGGCAGCCATCATTGGTCTGACCGCCTGGGATATGTCGTTTAGCCGCGTGGCGGCATCCACGGTACAGGGTCTTATCCAAACCGCTGGTCTATTGTGGATTATCTTCGGCGCCATCTTGCTGCTCAACACGCTCAAGCACTCGGGAGGCATTACCGCGATCCGTAACGGCTTCTCGGGCATCAGCCCTGACCGCCGCGTACAGGCGTTGATCGTTGCTTGGCTGTTTGGTTGCTTCATCGAAGGCGCCTCCGGTTTCGGCACACCGGCGGCTGTCGCCGCTCCGCTGATGGTAGCGCTGGGCTTCCCGGCGCTAGCCGCGGTGGTCGTGGGCATGATGATTCAATCCACGCCGGTATCGTTTGGCGCTGTGGGCACGCCAATCGTCGTGGGTGTCGGCAGCGGCTTGAACCGTGCTGACATTACTGCTCAGCTGGAAGCGAACGGCTCCACCTGGGACGTGTTTTTTCAACAGGTGACCAGTTCGGTGGCGATCACCCACGGTATCGTGGGTATTTTGATGCCGCTAATCCTCGTGCTGGTAATGGTGCGCTTCTTCGGTGCCAACCGCTCTTGGAAAGAGGGGCTCTCGATTGCACCGTTTGCCATCTTCACGGGTGTCTCTTTCGTGGTGCCCTACATGCTAGTAGGCGTACTGCTTGGCCCGGAGTTCCCCTCCATGATTGGGGCAATGGTGGGCTTGGCCATCGTGGTGCCTGCTGCTCGTAAAGGCTTCCTGCTGCCCAAAGAGACCTGGGACTTCCCTGAATCGACCTCGTGGCCTGATGAGTGGATCGGTAATCTGCAAATCAAGCTCGACGATGTGGCCGGTAAAGCCCCGATGTCCACCTTCAAAGGCTGGGTACCCTATGTACTGCTAGCACTGTTCCTGGTGGCCTCTCGTACCATCGAGCCACTGCGGGCGGCGTTGACCTCGGTTAACCTGAACTGGGCCAACATCTTTGGCGAAGCAGGCGTGAGCGGTGGCGTTCAACCACTTTATCTGCCGGGCGGCATCATCCTAGCCGTCGTATTCATCACTTACTTCCTGCATAAGATGAACCCTCGCCAGATGAGCGCAGCAGTCTCCGAGTCCACCAAGACCATTTTCGGAGCTGGTTTCGTACTGATCTTTACCGTGCCGATGGTGCGGATTCTGATCAACTCTGGTGTTAACGGTGCCGACTTAGTCTCGATGCCGGTCATGATGGCGCAAGCGGTGGCTAACGGTGTGGGCGGTATCTACCCGTTCTTTGCGCCTGCCGTCGGGGCAATGGGGGCTTTCATTGCGGGCTCCAATACGGTGTCTAACCTCATGCTGGCAGAATTCCAATTCAGCATCGCTGAAACACTGGGACTATCAACGGCCATGATGGTGGCACTGCAAGCCGTTGGTGCTGCGGCAGGTAACATGATCGCTATTCACAACGTGGTGGCAGCATCAGCGACCGTTGGTCTCTTGGGACGCGAAGGTACCACCATTCGTAAAACGATCATTCCGACCATCTACTACCTGGTATTCACCGGCGTTATCGCGATGATTGCGTTTTATGTTTTAGGGGTGACAGATCCGTTGATGTAGTCCTCTTCTCAACCCCGTAAAACGATTTACCCCCAGGCATTGCCTGGGGGTAAATTTTTTACGACTTACTCACCTCAACCAATCCGCTTCAGAGTCGTTGCATGCTGCTGGCCTCGAATCACATAGCTTTGCGCATTGAGCTTCAGTGCCTCCACCGCCTCCGCCGTCAGCTCTCTGACCACTTTGGCGGGTGAGCCGACGATCAACGAGTTTGGCGGAAATACCGCCCCTTCCTTGATGAAGGCCCCCGCGCCTACCAAGCTGTTCTCGCCAATCACGGCGCCGTTGAGCACTACCGCCTGAATGCCGATCAAACAGCCATCCCCTACGGTACAGCCATGCAGCATCGCCTGGTGCCCGACGGTCACCCCCTTTCCCACCTTCAGCGGGTAGCCGGGGTCCGCGTGCAGCACGGCGCCATCTTGAATGTTGCTCTCTTCACCGATGTCCAGATGGTCGCTGTCGCCGCGCAGTACGGCTTGATACCACACGCTGGCGCGAGCCTTCAGGGTAACCTGACCGATAACGTCCGCCGTGTCGGCAATGTATACGTCTTCATGAATAGCGGGCTGATGCTCGCCAAATTGATAGATGGCCACGTAACGCTCCTTTTGTTGGTTGTCGCTATCAGGCTAGCGCTTGCGCCAGCAGGCGAGCAACGTGAATCGCTTGGCGTCCGCTGCCATCCTGAATTTGATGGCGACAGCTGGTGCCATCGGCCACCAACACCGCCTGCTCATTCGCGCTTCGCACGGCAGGCAACAGCGTCAGCTCTGCCATTTTCATCGAGGCTTCGTAGTGTTCGGCTTCGTAGCCAAAACTGCCTGCCATGCCGCAGCAGGACGACTCGATCGTCTCGACCGCCACGCCAGGAATCCAGCTCACCACTTGTTCTACCGGACGCAACGCATCAAACGCTTTCTGGTGGCAGTGGCCATGCAGCATCACGCGCTGGCCTTCCATGGGCTTGAGCGTTAACGACAGCGCTCCTGTCGAGTGAGCATGTAGCAAAAACTCCTCAAACAGATAGGCAGCTTCCGACAATGCCTGCGCCTGTTCGCCAAAGCCATACTGCAAGAATTCATCACGCATGCTGAGCAAACACGAGGGCTCCAACCCCACCACGGCCACGCCACGCTCCACGAACGGCATCAGGAAATCCAGCGTGCGCTGTGCCTCGGCCTTGGCTTTCTCGAACTGGCCCGAAGAGAGGTAGGTGCGGCCACAGCAGAGCGGCCGCTGACCTTGGGTCACGTTAAGATGAACCTGATAACCAGCGGCCTCCAGCACTCGCTTGGCGGCGGAGGCATTGTCGGCCTCCATATAGTTATTGAAGGTATCCACAAACAGCAGGACTTCTTTCTCT includes:
- a CDS encoding L-lactate permease — translated: MNESILALLAFLPLLLAGILLIGFKIPAKIAMPIVFLTAAIIGLTAWDMSFSRVAASTVQGLIQTAGLLWIIFGAILLLNTLKHSGGITAIRNGFSGISPDRRVQALIVAWLFGCFIEGASGFGTPAAVAAPLMVALGFPALAAVVVGMMIQSTPVSFGAVGTPIVVGVGSGLNRADITAQLEANGSTWDVFFQQVTSSVAITHGIVGILMPLILVLVMVRFFGANRSWKEGLSIAPFAIFTGVSFVVPYMLVGVLLGPEFPSMIGAMVGLAIVVPAARKGFLLPKETWDFPESTSWPDEWIGNLQIKLDDVAGKAPMSTFKGWVPYVLLALFLVASRTIEPLRAALTSVNLNWANIFGEAGVSGGVQPLYLPGGIILAVVFITYFLHKMNPRQMSAAVSESTKTIFGAGFVLIFTVPMVRILINSGVNGADLVSMPVMMAQAVANGVGGIYPFFAPAVGAMGAFIAGSNTVSNLMLAEFQFSIAETLGLSTAMMVALQAVGAAAGNMIAIHNVVAASATVGLLGREGTTIRKTIIPTIYYLVFTGVIAMIAFYVLGVTDPLM
- a CDS encoding phasin family protein, with translation MNKAAEKTSQQFDSVFVSPMRSYTLAALNYYEQLVGAQMDAARAYSDMTIAQARTWLDVKDADSFKKAMESQQKTATDLMERMKGDSEKVTSISQSFMQDSQKMAEETTKKAVETAKQ
- a CDS encoding GntR family transcriptional regulator, coding for MSDAQAALKRRPSEKEGDERHEAIYRAVSDAIVEQRLKPGARLREDALAEVFGISRTGIRKILQRLALEQLVTLTPRRGASVTRPTAEEAKDVFDARQLIECGLMPDVARRMNTAAAAELREMARQERQALRSGQQSVAIRLSADFHVRLAQLSGNATLAEFVERLCSRSSLILAVYGHRGHLGCESHDHDDLIGYLETGNGERAKAFMSRHLKAIEASLSMVEEEENVPDLQQIFGV
- the uraD gene encoding 2-oxo-4-hydroxy-4-carboxy-5-ureidoimidazoline decarboxylase; its protein translation is MSTATSLTLFPLPSQSNLETFIAHYGDVYEHSPWVAEAAWQHGLRQEHDAPDALAELMGLMLRQATPEQQIDVIRAHPDLAGKAALAGELTHDSTSEQAGAGLDQCSPEEFTRFEQLNAAYKEKFGFPFVIAVKGLDRYDILAAFEERLDNGLAQERETAIQQIIRIARFRLRARADEAS
- a CDS encoding urate hydroxylase PuuD, which gives rise to MQAYIIEFVNLLLRWLHVIAAIAWIGESIYFVMLDNGLRTPKAAEDREKGIFGEMWAVHGGGFYHNQKYATAPAKLPNDLHWSFWKAYTTWLSGFALFVILYMVNPGFYLVNPDSNWAWAANLTGWQANLLALGFLLGGWVVYNELCKRISPNMERDGLLSIAVAVMMVVVAYLSTQMFTGRAAFLLTGAVMATAMSANVFFWIIPGQRRMVKAMKAGEAPNPLDGKRGKQRSVHNTYFTLPVVLLMVSNHYSFIYAHELAWVVMVLFIFAGALIRQFFVLMHAGKIQPAYPAVGVGLILLAFWVAAPSPSSTAESTGGAPTQAQISGLIEQHCTQCHARNPEHAGFSAPPAGYAFDSWDDILGHKAHIQQVVGSRYMPLGNITNMSDEERDIIAAWKE
- the uraH gene encoding hydroxyisourate hydrolase, which encodes MGRLTTHVLDTAKGQPGQGITIEVFRLASGHREHLGSTVTNSDGRCDVPLLEGDALTPGEYELVFHAGDYLRRQGIEAAEPRFLDVIPLRFGVADASQHYHVPLLLSPYGYSTYRGS
- a CDS encoding glutathione S-transferase N-terminal domain-containing protein produces the protein MAITLYDLCGRDERLRFSPYCWRVRMTLAHKGLEVTTVAWRFQEKEALAFADYDKVPVLTDGDNVVTDSFDIMRYLDRAYPDAPVVGEGMSLQRLMLFKQSVERSITPALFKIVALDLLAAIHPEDRDYFRKTREARFGATLEAVNDPEQGRHLLKQALVPVNAQLKESPFLDGDTPSGADYLLFGSMMWAYTVSTETLVDEKDPVAAWFKRMLEVHDSVAGKAVTVRDL
- a CDS encoding glutathione binding-like protein, whose translation is MIDLYYWTTPNGHKISIMLEETKLAYRVKPINIGRGEQFDPEFLTIAPNNRIPAIVDHAPKDGGQPMALFESGAILEYLADKTGQFLPTEGRERYVVLQWLHWQMGGLGPMAGQNHHFCHYAPQKIEYAIERYVRETNRLYSVLDQRLSQQHFVGGDRYSIADMAIYPWIVPWEKQRQTLEEFPDLERWFDDVSQRPAVRKAYALVEDVNPESGVTMDAEARKHLFGNR
- a CDS encoding gamma carbonic anhydrase family protein, whose protein sequence is MAIYQFGEHQPAIHEDVYIADTADVIGQVTLKARASVWYQAVLRGDSDHLDIGEESNIQDGAVLHADPGYPLKVGKGVTVGHQAMLHGCTVGDGCLIGIQAVVLNGAVIGENSLVGAGAFIKEGAVFPPNSLIVGSPAKVVRELTAEAVEALKLNAQSYVIRGQQHATTLKRIG